One window of Chryseobacterium indologenes genomic DNA carries:
- a CDS encoding DMT family transporter — protein sequence MHKLALFRLHLIVFLWGFTAILGKLIHANAQILVFYRMLFASVFLFVFIRVFKKESIKVSKKIFFQLAAIGFAMALHWYCFFYSIKVSNVSIALSCLSLSTLFASILEPIIFKRKIDISEVIMGTVIVACILLIFKTEFHFKEGIIYGILCAVFGTVFSVFNGKMFGKTSSGNIIFYEIFCGWFILMIFYLLSGQIFQMNEINYRDLALICLLASIFTAFPMLESVKLMKYISPFTLILTVNLEPVYGIILAFFIFGESEHMSPIFYIASGVMILAIIVNGLMKARKTKNLN from the coding sequence ATGCATAAATTGGCACTTTTCAGATTGCACTTAATAGTATTTTTGTGGGGGTTCACTGCAATTTTGGGAAAATTAATTCACGCCAATGCTCAGATTCTTGTGTTTTACAGGATGTTGTTTGCTTCTGTTTTTCTCTTTGTATTCATCAGGGTCTTTAAAAAGGAAAGTATAAAGGTTTCGAAGAAAATATTTTTTCAGCTGGCAGCAATAGGTTTTGCAATGGCACTGCACTGGTATTGTTTTTTCTATTCTATTAAAGTTTCCAATGTTTCTATTGCACTAAGCTGTCTTTCCTTATCCACACTTTTTGCTTCGATTCTGGAACCTATTATTTTCAAAAGGAAGATCGATATATCTGAAGTTATAATGGGAACGGTCATCGTTGCCTGCATACTGTTAATCTTCAAAACAGAGTTTCATTTTAAAGAAGGTATTATTTACGGAATCCTGTGTGCTGTATTTGGAACTGTTTTTTCTGTTTTTAATGGTAAAATGTTTGGCAAAACGAGTTCAGGAAACATTATTTTTTATGAAATTTTCTGTGGATGGTTTATTTTAATGATATTTTATTTGCTTTCGGGGCAAATTTTTCAGATGAATGAAATAAACTATCGCGATTTAGCGTTAATATGCTTGTTAGCCAGTATTTTTACTGCTTTTCCCATGTTAGAATCGGTGAAATTAATGAAATATATATCACCTTTTACTTTAATTTTAACAGTTAATTTAGAACCGGTTTACGGAATTATACTAGCTTTTTTTATCTTTGGGGAATCAGAACATATGAGCCCTATATTTTATATTGCTTCAGGCGTTATGATACTGGCAATCATAGTCAATGGATTAATGAAAGCCAGAAAAACTAAAAACTTAAACTAA
- a CDS encoding PorV/PorQ family protein, which yields MMKKYLLLAFSLLFGLSQSQIIRKYSNEFLNIGAGARGLAMGGAVITNQDDVYAPMWNPAGLMSVERDWQGAAMHAEYFESIAKYDYLAYAKVLEEGVFGVSVVRLGVDNILNTTQMIDSEGNIDYDKITKFSQSDYAAILSYAFRPGGNPKLDVGVNAKIVYRNVGKFASGYGFGFDVGAIYKADNGWKFGGMVRDITTTVNFWSINQKELSTVVNGEEFNPAPKDKLELTMPKLNVGASKLFEINSSVYVLPEAGINVDFAKTASLISTDFASISPYAGAELGYQKMIFVRLGINRFQSITDIEDLKRKVSFQPSAGLGIRYRGLTLDYAITNSGIGGSNFYSNFFSLKLDMGAFRND from the coding sequence ATGATGAAAAAATATCTTTTACTTGCATTTTCACTGCTGTTTGGGCTGTCTCAATCTCAGATTATCAGGAAATATTCCAATGAATTCTTAAATATCGGAGCCGGAGCAAGAGGTCTTGCAATGGGTGGGGCAGTAATTACCAATCAGGATGATGTATATGCTCCTATGTGGAACCCTGCAGGTTTGATGTCAGTTGAAAGAGACTGGCAGGGTGCAGCCATGCACGCAGAATACTTTGAGTCTATTGCAAAATACGATTATCTGGCGTATGCGAAAGTACTTGAAGAAGGTGTTTTTGGTGTTTCAGTAGTAAGACTTGGTGTAGACAATATCTTGAATACTACCCAGATGATTGACTCTGAAGGAAATATTGATTATGATAAAATTACCAAATTCTCTCAATCCGATTATGCGGCTATCCTTTCTTATGCTTTTAGACCTGGAGGAAATCCCAAATTGGATGTTGGGGTAAATGCTAAAATTGTTTACAGAAATGTAGGTAAATTTGCAAGTGGTTATGGTTTTGGTTTTGACGTGGGAGCCATTTATAAAGCAGATAACGGATGGAAGTTTGGAGGTATGGTAAGAGATATTACGACTACCGTAAACTTTTGGAGTATCAATCAGAAAGAACTTTCAACTGTTGTTAACGGAGAAGAATTTAACCCGGCACCGAAAGATAAACTGGAACTTACAATGCCTAAACTTAATGTAGGTGCCAGCAAATTATTTGAAATTAATAGCAGCGTGTATGTATTACCGGAAGCAGGAATTAATGTAGATTTTGCTAAAACTGCTTCATTGATTTCAACAGATTTCGCAAGTATCAGTCCGTATGCCGGAGCTGAACTGGGATATCAGAAAATGATTTTTGTGAGATTGGGGATCAACAGATTCCAGTCAATTACAGATATAGAAGATCTTAAAAGAAAAGTTTCTTTCCAGCCAAGTGCGGGACTTGGAATAAGATATAGAGGGCTTACACTGGATTATGCGATTACCAATTCAGGAATAGGCGGATCTAATTTCTATTCCAATTTCTTCTCATTGAAACTGGATATGGGGGCATTCAGAAACGATTAA
- the uvrC gene encoding excinuclease ABC subunit UvrC: protein MNPSLELQLKTLPSEPGVYRYYDKNEQLLYVGKAKNLKKRVLSYFNKNLSGYRIKIMVGKIQRLETTIVNSEYDALLLENNLIKEHQPFYNVMLKDDKTYPWICIKNEDFPRIFLTRNVIKDGSEYYGPYAKVRPAKILLDTIKHIYKLRTCNLNLSPAKIAEGKYKVCLEYHIKNCEGPCEDLESKEEYDEKIDAIRGIIKGDFRKAKDYLVNQMMKLASNLQFEQAQIIKERLDILEDYQAKNTVVNPNIDDVDVFGMTSDETAAYVNFFKIRNGNIIQSFTTEIKKILEETDEDIMEEALIEIRQKFSSDSKEVLLPFHLSVEIPNVKLIVPKVGDKKRIVELSEKNAKEYRLEKLKQVQIVDPERHTNRIMAEMQKLLRMPVEPRHIEGFDNSNIQGTNPVSACVVFKDGRPSKADYRIFHPKTVEGPNDFATMEEVIYRRYKRMLDEGEDLPQLILIDGGKGQLSSAVKSLRLLGLYGKITIVGIAKRLEEIFFPEDSIPLYLDKKSETLKILQRVRDEAHRFGVKHHRTRRKNSTIKSELEEIPGVGEKTIELLLSKLKSVKRIKEANRETLEEILGKSKAKVIWEFFNAD from the coding sequence ATGAATCCTTCTTTAGAACTACAGCTCAAAACCTTACCATCCGAACCCGGCGTTTATCGTTATTATGATAAAAACGAACAGCTTTTGTATGTTGGGAAAGCTAAAAATCTGAAAAAAAGGGTTCTCTCCTATTTCAACAAAAACCTTTCCGGATACAGGATCAAAATAATGGTCGGGAAAATCCAGCGATTGGAAACGACAATTGTAAACAGTGAGTATGATGCGCTTTTATTGGAAAATAATCTGATCAAAGAACATCAGCCGTTTTATAATGTCATGCTGAAGGATGACAAAACCTATCCGTGGATCTGCATCAAAAATGAAGATTTCCCAAGAATTTTTCTGACCAGAAATGTAATTAAAGATGGGTCCGAATATTATGGCCCTTATGCAAAAGTGCGTCCCGCAAAGATTTTACTGGATACGATCAAGCATATTTACAAGCTTAGAACCTGCAACCTGAATCTTTCTCCGGCCAAGATTGCTGAAGGAAAATATAAAGTCTGTCTGGAATATCATATCAAAAACTGTGAAGGCCCGTGTGAAGATCTTGAAAGCAAAGAAGAATATGATGAAAAGATAGATGCCATTCGTGGAATTATCAAAGGGGATTTCCGAAAAGCGAAGGATTATCTGGTCAATCAGATGATGAAACTGGCTTCCAATCTTCAGTTTGAACAAGCTCAGATTATTAAAGAAAGACTCGATATTCTGGAAGATTACCAGGCTAAGAATACTGTAGTCAACCCTAATATTGACGATGTGGATGTCTTCGGAATGACCAGTGATGAAACGGCAGCATATGTCAATTTCTTTAAAATCAGAAATGGAAATATCATCCAGAGTTTTACTACTGAGATCAAAAAGATTCTTGAAGAAACGGATGAAGACATTATGGAAGAGGCGTTGATCGAGATTCGTCAGAAGTTTTCCTCAGATTCCAAAGAAGTCCTTTTACCGTTTCATTTGTCTGTAGAAATTCCTAATGTAAAACTGATAGTTCCTAAGGTTGGAGATAAAAAAAGAATTGTAGAGCTTTCCGAAAAGAACGCTAAAGAATATCGTCTGGAAAAACTGAAACAGGTTCAGATTGTAGATCCTGAAAGGCATACCAACAGAATCATGGCAGAAATGCAGAAACTTCTCAGAATGCCTGTAGAGCCAAGACATATTGAAGGTTTTGATAACTCAAATATCCAGGGAACCAATCCTGTCTCAGCATGTGTTGTTTTCAAAGATGGCAGGCCAAGTAAAGCAGATTACAGAATTTTCCATCCTAAAACAGTGGAAGGACCTAACGATTTTGCTACTATGGAAGAAGTGATCTACCGCCGCTATAAAAGAATGCTTGATGAAGGTGAAGATCTTCCACAGCTTATTCTGATTGACGGAGGAAAGGGACAGTTGTCTTCTGCGGTAAAAAGTCTTAGATTATTAGGATTATACGGAAAAATCACCATTGTAGGTATTGCCAAAAGGCTGGAAGAAATTTTCTTCCCCGAAGATTCTATTCCTTTATATCTGGATAAAAAATCTGAAACTTTAAAAATACTTCAGCGTGTACGTGACGAGGCTCACCGATTTGGGGTAAAGCATCACAGAACAAGAAGAAAAAATTCTACAATAAAATCTGAACTGGAAGAAATTCCAGGTGTTGGAGAAAAAACTATTGAGCTGCTTCTGTCTAAGCTGAAGTCTGTAAAACGTATCAAAGAAGCCAATAGGGAAACGCTGGAAGAAATTTTAGGGAAAAGTAAGGCTAAAGTAATTTGGGAGTTTTTTAATGCCGATTGA
- the hutH gene encoding histidine ammonia-lyase, which produces MIYGVDVFTFHDVLEICKKPNKAKLNKAAKEQILKSQKNVQKIVESDRCVYGINTGFGPLCDTKISADETAQLQYNLIISHAVGVGKPIDKELSKIMMIAKVHALSKGFSGVSLEVIERMILMLEKDIIPVVPEQGSVGASGDLAPLAHLVLPLLGLGQVWEGNQVSDTMEVLKKHDLEALALGPKEGLGLINGTQFILAHAIKGLEKFEYLLDLADMTAAMSIEAYRGSASPFKKELHEIRPFEGSKKVAARMLKFLKGSENMKAHEDCERVQDPYSMRCVPQVHGASRNAFEHLRSMAETELNSVTDNPIVLSAEESISGGNFHGQLMALPLDYATLAAAELGNISDRRSYLLLEGKYGLPRLLTESSGLNSGFMIPQYTSAALVTENKTLCFPASADSIPTSLGQEDHVSMGSISGRKFNQVLGNLVNILSVELMFAAQGLEFRRPAKCSKVIEENFTVLRSKVAKLEDDRLIGKDMLAIAELINERKFVVN; this is translated from the coding sequence ATGATATACGGGGTAGATGTTTTTACTTTCCATGATGTTCTGGAAATCTGTAAAAAGCCAAATAAAGCCAAGCTTAATAAAGCCGCAAAAGAACAAATCTTAAAATCTCAGAAAAACGTACAGAAAATAGTAGAGTCTGACAGATGTGTATATGGAATCAATACTGGGTTCGGACCTTTATGTGATACTAAAATATCGGCAGACGAAACAGCTCAGTTACAATATAACCTGATCATTTCTCATGCAGTAGGAGTAGGAAAACCAATTGATAAAGAACTTTCCAAGATCATGATGATTGCTAAAGTTCATGCACTTTCAAAAGGATTTTCCGGAGTTTCTCTTGAAGTTATTGAAAGAATGATTCTGATGCTGGAAAAAGATATTATTCCGGTGGTTCCTGAACAAGGATCTGTAGGAGCTTCGGGAGACCTTGCTCCTTTGGCACATCTGGTGTTACCTTTACTTGGTTTAGGCCAGGTTTGGGAAGGAAATCAGGTTTCTGATACCATGGAAGTTCTGAAGAAACACGACCTTGAAGCACTGGCTTTAGGACCAAAAGAAGGATTAGGATTGATCAACGGAACCCAGTTTATCCTTGCTCATGCAATCAAAGGGCTTGAAAAATTTGAATATTTATTAGATCTTGCGGATATGACTGCTGCAATGAGTATAGAAGCATACAGAGGTTCTGCGAGTCCGTTCAAAAAAGAGCTTCATGAGATCAGACCTTTTGAGGGCAGTAAAAAAGTAGCGGCAAGAATGCTTAAATTCTTAAAAGGATCAGAAAATATGAAAGCTCACGAAGATTGTGAGAGAGTTCAGGATCCTTATTCCATGAGATGTGTACCACAGGTTCACGGAGCCAGCAGAAATGCTTTTGAGCACCTTAGAAGTATGGCAGAAACAGAATTGAATTCCGTAACAGACAACCCGATTGTATTAAGTGCTGAAGAATCTATTTCAGGAGGTAACTTCCACGGGCAGCTGATGGCTCTGCCTTTAGACTATGCTACATTGGCGGCTGCAGAATTAGGAAATATTTCTGACAGAAGAAGTTATTTATTATTAGAAGGAAAGTACGGATTACCAAGATTATTGACGGAAAGCTCAGGATTAAACTCAGGGTTTATGATTCCTCAGTATACTTCAGCTGCTTTGGTTACAGAAAATAAAACATTATGTTTCCCGGCGTCAGCAGACTCTATTCCTACAAGTTTAGGACAGGAAGATCATGTTTCCATGGGAAGTATTTCAGGAAGAAAATTCAATCAGGTTCTTGGAAACCTTGTGAATATTTTATCCGTTGAGTTGATGTTTGCTGCTCAGGGACTGGAATTCAGAAGACCCGCAAAATGCTCCAAAGTAATTGAAGAAAACTTTACAGTGCTTCGCTCCAAAGTGGCTAAGCTTGAAGATGACCGTCTGATCGGTAAAGATATGCTGGCAATTGCAGAGCTGATCAATGAAAGAAAATTTGTTGTCAACTAA
- a CDS encoding GNAT family N-acetyltransferase gives MNVLRTDSTNPDFQKLVKYLDATLAEHNGEEDDFFAQFNKIDTIKNCVVVYIDAIPAACGAFKPFSEDTVEIKRMFTNPEFRKKGLGSTIVKVLESWAVELNFKKAVLETSRDLKNAISVYEKNGFYRIPNYGQYVGIEQSVCYEKIL, from the coding sequence ATGAATGTACTTAGAACAGATTCTACAAATCCGGACTTTCAAAAATTAGTAAAATATCTTGACGCTACTTTAGCAGAACATAACGGTGAGGAAGATGACTTCTTTGCTCAGTTTAATAAAATTGATACCATTAAAAACTGTGTTGTAGTTTATATTGATGCTATTCCAGCAGCTTGTGGAGCATTCAAACCTTTTTCCGAAGATACAGTAGAAATAAAAAGAATGTTCACCAATCCGGAATTCAGGAAAAAAGGACTGGGTTCAACGATTGTAAAGGTACTGGAAAGCTGGGCCGTAGAATTGAATTTTAAAAAGGCGGTTTTAGAAACTTCTCGGGATCTGAAAAATGCTATTTCCGTATATGAGAAAAACGGATTTTACAGAATACCCAATTATGGGCAATACGTTGGAATAGAGCAAAGTGTCTGCTACGAGAAGATATTGTAA
- a CDS encoding S8 family peptidase, which yields MKKTVFLLAIFFALNSCSREELQNENVKTEMSQKDPLTAKQINERINQAIKTDGTFNWKNESDHLVWSAIFRGNKMVSIGFGASKDDFDRSKSPNSNDMEKEVLAVIKKYEGKEERNFLLLSDQYLNQMDVVIENEETVAALRQMKNIRYVEPADYHYFEFEAQYNAAAKSSGSGSSGCGFSSSTLSTADYTSTTPSAKIPWAFTKHSIPEAWSYSTGAGVTIGLIDTGVSPEQTLLGGSFNNGVSSGRTISKLGVYNSDGSGDQCGHGTKMASVMTAPRNNAGLPVGVAYNANLIAYRAAENVVLETSSEQTAVKTAFTELGNNTSVKIISMSMGHIFSVGKIEDGVKYAYSKGKLIFCAGGTSTSFTNFVGVIFPASMSETQAITGVKENTSNQKCDVCHSGSQIDFTFQMERASGNTVPVLSYYNGQADYVGGSSVATAATAGIAALVWAKNPSWTRDQVLNKMRQSATYYPNVNSSYGYGNINVLKAVQ from the coding sequence ATGAAAAAAACTGTATTCCTACTGGCAATATTTTTTGCCTTAAACTCGTGTTCCAGAGAAGAACTTCAGAACGAAAATGTAAAAACAGAAATGTCACAGAAAGATCCACTGACTGCAAAACAGATCAATGAAAGGATTAATCAGGCTATTAAAACAGACGGAACCTTCAACTGGAAGAATGAATCTGATCATCTCGTCTGGAGTGCTATTTTCCGCGGAAACAAAATGGTATCTATAGGTTTCGGAGCTTCTAAAGATGATTTTGACAGAAGTAAATCTCCAAACAGCAACGATATGGAAAAAGAAGTTCTTGCTGTGATCAAAAAATATGAAGGAAAAGAGGAGAGAAATTTTCTTCTTCTTTCAGATCAGTATCTTAACCAAATGGATGTTGTTATTGAAAATGAGGAAACCGTTGCTGCTCTTCGACAAATGAAAAATATTCGATATGTAGAGCCGGCTGACTATCATTATTTTGAATTTGAAGCTCAATATAATGCAGCAGCAAAATCTTCAGGAAGTGGTTCATCAGGATGTGGTTTCTCTTCATCAACATTAAGTACGGCAGATTACACCTCTACAACACCAAGCGCAAAAATTCCCTGGGCTTTCACCAAGCACAGCATTCCTGAAGCATGGAGCTACAGTACGGGAGCAGGCGTTACCATTGGACTTATTGACACAGGAGTTTCTCCGGAGCAGACTTTATTGGGAGGAAGCTTTAACAACGGCGTATCTTCAGGAAGAACAATCAGCAAGTTGGGAGTGTATAATTCAGACGGATCCGGAGATCAGTGTGGGCACGGAACAAAAATGGCTTCCGTAATGACAGCCCCGAGAAATAATGCAGGACTGCCTGTAGGAGTTGCTTATAATGCCAATCTGATCGCCTACAGAGCTGCAGAAAATGTTGTTCTGGAAACATCCAGTGAGCAGACTGCTGTAAAAACGGCTTTTACAGAGTTGGGTAACAATACCAGTGTAAAAATCATTTCAATGTCAATGGGACATATTTTCTCTGTCGGAAAAATTGAAGACGGTGTTAAGTATGCTTATTCTAAAGGAAAACTAATTTTCTGTGCCGGAGGAACTTCTACCAGCTTTACCAATTTTGTAGGGGTTATTTTCCCTGCGTCAATGTCAGAAACTCAGGCAATAACAGGAGTAAAAGAGAATACATCCAATCAGAAATGTGATGTTTGCCACTCCGGAAGCCAGATTGATTTTACCTTCCAGATGGAAAGAGCTTCAGGAAATACGGTTCCGGTTTTGAGCTATTACAACGGGCAGGCAGATTATGTGGGTGGTTCTTCAGTAGCTACAGCTGCTACGGCAGGAATTGCAGCCTTGGTTTGGGCCAAAAATCCATCATGGACAAGAGATCAGGTGCTTAATAAAATGAGACAGTCTGCAACCTACTATCCAAATGTTAATTCAAGCTACGGCTACGGAAACATCAATGTGTTAAAAGCAGTACAGTAA
- the ygiD gene encoding 4,5-DOPA dioxygenase extradiol produces MNLNDLQNISNSFNSTQRMPVLFLGHGSPMNAIEENQFVQGFRKAASEIPKPNAILCISAHWYTDGTFVTAMDMPKTIHDFYGFPKALFDVQYPAPGSPELAKETAELLLPVDVEEDHSWGLDHGAWSVIKHMYPDADIPVIQLSIDHTKPAQYHYDLAKRLNKLREKGILIIGSGNIVHNLRLIDWKNINTVGAGWDWAIEAREKTNNWLLDGNFQNIIDYQKQGTFLQYAVPTPDHYLPLLYTLGLKDQSEELTLFNDELIGGSLSMTSVRIG; encoded by the coding sequence ATGAACCTCAACGATCTTCAAAACATAAGCAATAGTTTTAACAGCACACAGAGGATGCCCGTTTTATTTCTTGGACATGGTTCACCTATGAACGCCATTGAAGAAAACCAATTTGTACAGGGTTTCCGGAAAGCAGCCTCTGAAATTCCTAAACCTAATGCAATTCTTTGTATTTCTGCCCACTGGTATACAGACGGAACTTTTGTAACGGCTATGGATATGCCAAAAACCATACACGATTTTTATGGTTTTCCAAAAGCCCTTTTTGATGTGCAGTATCCTGCTCCCGGAAGCCCAGAACTGGCAAAGGAAACGGCAGAACTTCTACTTCCGGTTGATGTGGAAGAAGACCACAGCTGGGGACTGGATCATGGTGCATGGTCTGTAATCAAACATATGTATCCTGATGCCGATATTCCTGTGATTCAATTGAGCATTGACCATACAAAACCAGCCCAATATCATTATGATCTTGCTAAAAGGCTTAATAAATTGCGTGAGAAAGGTATTCTGATCATCGGAAGCGGAAATATTGTTCATAATCTCCGTCTCATCGACTGGAAAAATATCAATACAGTTGGGGCCGGCTGGGACTGGGCAATAGAAGCCAGAGAGAAAACCAACAACTGGCTACTTGATGGAAATTTCCAGAATATTATTGATTATCAGAAACAGGGAACTTTCCTACAGTATGCTGTTCCTACACCTGATCATTATCTTCCTTTGTTGTATACTTTAGGGCTGAAAGATCAGTCTGAAGAGCTTACTTTGTTCAATGATGAACTTATCGGAGGCTCACTGAGTATGACGAGTGTAAGAATTGGATAA
- a CDS encoding YceI family protein: MATKWILDPTHSEITFKVKHMMISNVKGSFRTFTAEIESEDEFFANAKTTATIQTDSVFTNNTDRDNHLKSAEFFNAEAHPTITFESQALNNSIVGNLTVNGVTKPITLDVDFGGINVDPWGNTKAGFSFEGKISRKDFGLNWNAALEAGGVMVSDDVKIAGELQFVKQA; this comes from the coding sequence ATGGCAACAAAATGGATCTTAGACCCAACGCATAGTGAAATTACTTTCAAAGTAAAACACATGATGATCTCTAACGTAAAAGGAAGCTTCAGAACTTTCACTGCTGAAATTGAATCTGAAGACGAGTTTTTTGCAAACGCAAAAACTACAGCTACTATTCAAACAGATTCTGTATTCACAAACAATACAGACAGAGACAATCACTTGAAGTCAGCAGAATTTTTCAACGCTGAAGCACATCCTACGATCACTTTTGAATCTCAGGCATTAAATAATTCGATTGTTGGAAATCTTACGGTTAACGGAGTTACAAAACCTATCACTCTTGATGTAGACTTCGGAGGAATCAATGTAGACCCATGGGGAAATACAAAAGCAGGTTTCTCTTTTGAAGGAAAAATCAGCAGAAAAGATTTTGGATTAAACTGGAATGCAGCTCTTGAAGCAGGAGGTGTAATGGTAAGTGATGATGTAAAGATAGCTGGTGAATTACAGTTTGTAAAACAAGCATAA
- a CDS encoding S9 family peptidase: MKLHKFSLLMLVLGSSAFAQTQKFTMAEAVNGMRTNLAVKNISQFSWAADGKSYIQAVKGGYLITDLKANKQDTLISLSQLNRNLSNDKLKAVPAIKFTGNSNGYFTTAGKMSWIEKSGNDWKVKNTAVVDQDAANVKMFGDGHTFAFTAKNNLFVNRNGKTIAVTNEANENIISGQAVHRNEFGIDTGIFPAPNSESVAFYKMDQSMVADYPIIDWSVTPAVNHNIKYPMAGQTSHQVTLGVFNIKTQATTFLKVEGEKDQYLTAVTWSPDSKYIFVGVLNRGQNHMKMNQYDAATGELVKTLFEETDSKYVEPQHPLTFFPNSNTDFIWQSQRTGYNHLFHYSLEKGLVAQITKGDWLVTDILGFNEKKKEIYFTSTKETPLERHLYRINWTNFKMQRLDSTEGMHAGTLSSDGNYLYDAYSNANSPRVANIINTANLKSTNILTSENPLKNYQRPEIKNVELKADDGTPLYGKIILPTNFDPNKKYPTIVYLYNGPHLQLITNSFPASGNLWYEYMAQNGYIIFTMDGRGSSNRGLKFEQAVFRNLGTTEMNDQMKGVEYLKSLPYVDGEKMGIHGWSFGGFMTTSFMLRKPDVFKVGVAGGPVIDWSMYEIMYGERYMDTPQENPQGYAAANLLDKVQNLKGKLLMIHGAQDDVVVWQHSIKFIKSAVDNGVQLDYFTYPGHPHNVIGKDRVHLMQKITDYFDLYLKK, from the coding sequence ATGAAATTACATAAATTTTCTTTATTGATGCTGGTTTTGGGCAGTTCAGCATTTGCCCAGACCCAGAAATTTACCATGGCAGAGGCTGTAAATGGGATGAGAACAAACCTTGCAGTGAAAAATATTTCCCAATTTTCATGGGCTGCAGACGGAAAGTCATACATACAGGCTGTGAAAGGCGGTTATCTGATTACAGATTTGAAAGCTAATAAACAGGATACCCTGATCTCTTTAAGCCAACTGAATAGAAACTTATCCAACGATAAGCTGAAGGCTGTTCCTGCCATCAAATTTACAGGGAATTCCAATGGATATTTTACTACAGCTGGTAAAATGTCTTGGATTGAAAAATCAGGAAACGACTGGAAAGTAAAAAATACAGCTGTTGTAGATCAGGATGCTGCCAATGTGAAAATGTTTGGTGATGGCCATACTTTTGCCTTCACAGCAAAGAATAATTTATTTGTAAACAGAAACGGAAAAACCATTGCTGTAACTAACGAAGCCAACGAAAATATCATCAGCGGACAGGCGGTTCACAGAAATGAATTCGGAATTGATACCGGAATTTTCCCTGCACCCAACTCCGAGAGTGTAGCGTTCTATAAAATGGATCAGAGCATGGTAGCGGATTACCCGATTATTGACTGGTCCGTAACGCCTGCTGTAAATCATAATATCAAATATCCGATGGCTGGCCAGACTTCTCATCAGGTAACATTAGGGGTTTTCAATATTAAAACTCAGGCTACGACTTTCTTAAAAGTTGAAGGCGAAAAAGATCAATATTTAACAGCCGTTACATGGAGCCCGGATTCTAAGTACATCTTTGTAGGAGTTCTGAACAGAGGTCAGAATCATATGAAAATGAATCAGTACGATGCTGCTACCGGAGAGCTGGTAAAAACATTATTTGAAGAAACAGACAGCAAATATGTAGAGCCGCAGCATCCGCTTACTTTCTTCCCGAATTCCAATACAGACTTTATCTGGCAGAGTCAGAGAACGGGATATAATCACTTGTTCCATTATAGTTTAGAAAAAGGACTGGTAGCACAAATCACAAAAGGTGACTGGCTGGTAACAGATATTTTAGGATTCAATGAAAAGAAAAAAGAAATCTATTTCACTTCAACAAAAGAAACTCCTTTAGAAAGACATTTATACAGAATCAACTGGACCAATTTCAAAATGCAGAGACTGGACAGCACAGAAGGGATGCATGCCGGAACTTTGAGCAGTGATGGAAACTACCTTTACGATGCTTATAGCAATGCCAATTCACCCAGAGTTGCCAATATTATTAATACTGCTAATTTAAAATCTACAAATATTCTTACTTCTGAAAATCCATTAAAGAATTATCAGAGACCGGAAATTAAAAACGTAGAACTAAAGGCAGATGACGGAACTCCTTTGTATGGAAAAATAATTCTTCCAACCAATTTTGATCCGAATAAAAAATATCCTACCATTGTTTATCTGTATAACGGACCGCACTTACAACTGATCACCAACAGCTTCCCGGCTTCAGGAAACCTTTGGTACGAATATATGGCTCAGAACGGGTATATTATTTTCACTATGGATGGAAGAGGTTCTTCTAACCGTGGGCTGAAATTTGAGCAGGCTGTATTCAGAAATCTGGGAACCACAGAAATGAACGATCAGATGAAAGGAGTAGAGTACTTAAAGTCTCTTCCTTATGTAGATGGAGAAAAAATGGGAATCCATGGATGGAGCTTTGGAGGATTTATGACAACAAGCTTCATGCTTCGTAAGCCGGATGTATTCAAAGTAGGTGTCGCTGGAGGACCAGTAATTGACTGGAGTATGTATGAGATCATGTACGGAGAAAGATATATGGATACTCCACAGGAAAATCCACAGGGATATGCAGCAGCTAATCTTTTGGATAAAGTTCAGAATCTGAAAGGGAAATTACTGATGATTCACGGCGCACAGGATGATGTGGTAGTATGGCAGCATTCTATAAAATTCATCAAGTCTGCGGTTGATAACGGAGTACAGTTAGATTACTTTACATATCCGGGACATCCTCATAATGTGATCGGAAAAGACAGGGTTCACCTGATGCAGAAGATTACAGATTATTTTGATTTATATCTTAAGAAATAA